DNA sequence from the Electrophorus electricus isolate fEleEle1 chromosome 19, fEleEle1.pri, whole genome shotgun sequence genome:
GACTTTTAAAATCTGCCCTGAATGTATTCGTGCAGCGTATATACCCTGTACACCGTATTTGTTGAGTGCgatgcaggaaaaaaagatgtCGTGATTGTCGGCAAGTAGAGTCATCACGTTTATTTGGTCATGAATTGCAATGGTAAATTCCACTTTGCACCATACAGTCATATATTTAAAACCTTATGAGTTTGAGTAATTTTtgttctcagaaaaaaaaggtgtcgTACTGAATTACATCTAAATAAAACCTAATGAACCTAATCTTTAGGTGATTCTAAATTGTTTTCGGAATATGAGTCATCCCTAGGCTACCAATATACTTTCCTATCATTcatgtaatttaacatttaatatgttAAAGTTGCCAACGATAACCTatcataattattaatattattattgttgctgttattattattattattattattattattgggcTATGTGGCAGCTGCGCCTCATGTCGTATCTATGGCATATGTGAATCACCtatttgtgctgtgctgtgtataGAACGCGGTGCTGTATTTTCTGAATGAATCTTACGCGTTCGCTAAGCTCAGCGTCCAACGCAGGTACAGCTCCTCTCCACGCGTAGCTATCTAAAACTCGGGTATAAATTGACAACAACATCCTCGTAACATGAGAATGTGTGgggtacagtatatatatatatatatatatttttaaaacagaatccAACTCCATGAGTCATGAATGTTCCTATCCCACACATATTCATTCACGCACCCTGACTCACCCAGACTCCTCGTTTTTCATCCTGTTTCTTGCATCTTGCTGTTCAACAGTATCACCTAAATAATAACTAAGCTGTCTGCACAGAATAAGATGGCAAGGAAAAACGGGATCACTGTTATTTATAAATGCTATCCAGCTGCAGTTGTTAACTCCAGTAAATCCATTAAACATTAAggtggaaaaatattttatgcagAGCTATAGAACCCCAGAGCTCTCATCTTTCTTCAGCTGTttctgaatatttatatatttcccTGTTATTTGTTTTCCAGAGAAAATTCAGTCGAActacaaacaaaagaaaaagaggttGCCAACGATAATGAGATCAAGGTATGCTGTATACATAAAAGCATGAAAAGTGCACAATAGCAGAGGTTAGGAATTATAACTGACCATTTACTGTAATATATTTATCAGTTATTATTCATTCCCAGTCAGTCTTAGCTTTGAATGTAAAGATGTTTGCTAAATTGCTTTTTGGAATCCCATatcattaaaagaaaacaggatTTGGTACAGTCGTGTGATTTCTGACCTGACAAGGGTTAATGAATTACATCAGCTGAGGCATGAAGGACATGTTGTTAGTGCAGGTCAGAAGCAGGCTTATTGCAGTCTTTGCTGGGTTTTATGGGCATTCAAGAGCGAAGTGTATCACAGCACCAGTGCAGTGgcactgatgacatcacagtgcTATTTTGGTGCCAAGTTGCCTGTGATTGGTGCTCCAAAGGCAAACCCCGCCTTTTGGGCTCAGCGTAGACTGGGTGCCAGATAATTGAGTTCGGCTCTCCTGTATGTGAGGGAAAGCTCCATATTTTCCTGAATGTATGTTAGTGCGATACTTGTCAGAAGAGCTCTGACAGATGTTGAGGGAACAgctgcttgtgtctgtgtgtttctttaaaaacGAAAAACATCACCGCCAttatattcattacattttgcCAAACATCTATCAGGCATGTGCTGTAATATTTGCCCAGTTCCATACCTTAGTTGTATATTACAAAGCTTTTACTGTAGCAAAAGTCCAATGATGAAATTAGCTGAAAGGAGCACCATAATCTAATTGGCCCAGAGCGGGCTTCAATAGGAATGAACAGATTCACGGCCTTGGGAAGAGTGTGGCGTCCCACTGGGAATAGGTCTGGGATCTTGGtaaatttcattttagtctTCAAGCTCTCTTAGAGATGTTTGCTCAGTATTAAAACCAATTTTAAAAGTCATAGTCTCTATTACAGCCATCAGTACTAGTGACATCTGGATACAGTATTGAGTCTTATTGCTTGCATTCACTGGGCTGGAATCACAGCATTAAATCCCATGTCCTAATATCAGATGGTTTCTCTGTCAAAAAGGACAGCTCTTGAGACAAAGTATGCTTTCTTATAAAAACAATCACTTGGAAATTGTGGCTACTGTAGGTTTGCTAAGTATATCAATGACACAAATATTTCACTGCATGATTAAAGCCGTGAAATCTTTCCCCTGTATAAAAATTGTGCTTAGGCAGTCTCGCATTTTCATTATCTATTAGAAGAAATACATTCTCAAGCTGGTACTGTGGCAAGTCTGTGAGATCTGTTAAGAAACCGCCCACCATTACACGAGAATTTCAGCCCATTTTGTACTGAGTTATTTAACGTTGCCTTGGGGGGAAGTGTATGCCTGCTATTTCTGCTGGTGTCAAAGTGTACAGACTAATTCAAATCCTCTCTGAGCCCAACTGTCCACCGAGCCACGTGCCTGTCCCGTGCTGTGATCCGTCCCTCCCCTGTGTCTGGCAGGGGCTGGAGGACATGGTGGCGATGGAGGAAGGGGCGCTGGGGAGAGAGCGAAGCCTGCGCCATGACACACAGCAGGCCCTGGAGCTGCTGGCCCAGAGGAGAGCCCAGCTCCGCGAGCAAATCCAGGGCATTCACGAGCAACGCGAACAGGAAGGACAACTGGTGAAACACCCCCCTCGCAATGCACACACGCTTGCAtacgcacacccacatacacatacgtaTTCATACACTCTCTTAAAACCGATCAAATATGATCTAGCTGCTTGACATTTGCAGGTGTGGCCTTTTTGGTCAACGTGATGGGATGTCATAGGTTGAGCTACACTGACACTGGAATCAAGGGGTAAACAAGAGTTTCCGAGCTGTAGGGGTTTAGGGATCTAGTTGTTTTTGCTTTCCTCGGTCTATAAAACATCTACGTCCGCTGAACACCCGAAGCCATTTGTCAGTTTAAGCaatatgaaacaaatgaaaccTATCATAGATGTCATTTTTTAACACATAAGaagcttttgcttttttgctaAATTAGAAGCTGTTATACGTATGATACAACGACCACTTAGTCCTCTGTGTCATCGCTCAATAGCCTGTCCCGTCTCATCTTACAGTGACAGTTTTACAGGCCATGTCGCAGGCTTGTGCACTGTACAGTATAGTCTGGAATGAAGTCGGCACTGATGCAGTTTGGTTTTGTCTCTGCACTTCAGCACAATGGCCCTAATAGAAGAACAAGAATTAAATGGTcaaattttgattttaattgtaAATCATTTGCAGTCAATGAGTGCCTAAAGTCTGCTATCCTTAAAGCACCTGGTGCTGGGTACCCTACCTGGGGAAGCACTACCAGTCCTGTAGTGAACTTTATTTCAGGGGCTTTTCTCCTTCAGTAAGtgaaatgcatgcacatggaGATTTAGCCAGTGAGGAACATTCCACTCTGGAACACCATGTAAAACCCAGTAGTTCCTTAGCTTTAAAAAGCTATCCAAGACACAACTGAGCAGCCAATTGTGCAGATCCCTTTGGTTTATTACAATAAGAGGACTATGTTTAAAAATGGTTGCACCATACCTGTAAGTCATTTGTGTGGCCAAGTAGTCAAAGCAACAAAAATCATGCAAGAGTGCGCACACAACACATTGAACACTCTTATCTGTTATAACCATAGTCAATCTTCTACCTTCCTGTAGAGTTTAGCTGCCCATATCTAACACCTGGACTAACCAGTCAGCACTTTGAGAAGGCAGTGATTCTCGGTATCAGTATATAAGATGGAGCTACATTTTGCAGGAAGGTAGATCTAGAACAGAGTTGGTGACCAGTGTCTTGTAGTATTTAACCTCATGAAATGTTTTCACCCCCTTCCCATCCCCCAAACCTCCTCCTCTGCAATGTGCCCCCACTTCAAGCTCCTGTCACTGcgtgaggagcaggaggaacttgagcagacagcacaggagtaTGAGGAGGAGCTGAGGAGAGCCAAAGAGGAGCTGCAGCGCCTCCGTGAGGAGATTGGTGTTGCCAGGACACAGGTGGAGGAGGCATATGAGTGGATGGGTCCACTGAAGCAAGCCATAGGCGACACGTACACAGAGATTAGTGAGGTCAGAGGCCACCTCCCCCTCAGCAGTGGCACATTATAAAGGGGCATTAGTAGGgacttaaaatgtattatttgtaaaGGGAAATTtacttgtgttttcatttaccTGTAAAGAAACATATTACATTTGAATCATTCATTCCAATTATCTGGTATTTGCATCTTATGAAgaatcaaaatgaataaaaaagaacattttaaactataaataaatacatacatatataaaacactgTAAGTGGTGTGCAGCTTCCAAGAGGAATGTATTGACTCCTTGTGTTTTCCTATCCTTTTACAGTAAAAGTCTTAATATTTTTTGGATAATAGgccaaaacaaaatgtttttaagtgaCATTTTTTCTATATAAGAACTTTAAGATGGAAAACACCAAGCTGCCATTAAACTAAATTAGCATTAGCCTGTATATGTGAGGATTGGAGGGTTGTAAGCATCCATGCATGTGCTTAGTCATAATGGATGTCACaataataaaaagacaaaactaaATGAGTCTGACTGAGGAGTCCAACAGCTTTTGGGTAGTTGGATTTATGATTGGTTTAAGTGTGGTTATTGTAAAATAACTGGTTTCGTTTCTCACAAAGGCCAAACAGAGACTAGGTGAGCTGATTACTGAAATGACTGCCATTGAGGCCTGCGTTCCTGAGATTAGCTGCCGCCAAGCCGATGAGCCCTTGCACATGGCTCTGGACAGCAGTtcaagagaggaagaggaagatggagagatgtACTGTGGACATGTCTGTGAGGAAGACAACACTTTTActcaaaacactgcagaaaagaAGCATTGCAAACAGGAAGCAAGCAAAGAGGGCCTAGAGAAACGTTCTGTGGAGAACATGGTATGTTCACAGTACTACTTATGGTATTTACCTTACTCAAATATGctaaaattatttgaatgtacacaaatcattttaaatgattgcaTTTATGATCTGTCAGTTTCACCTGCTTTCCTGTtcgtttgtttgtgtatttgtctaTTGCGGTCTTCCTCTTTATctgtttggtcttttttttgtgatgtttatCTCACAGAAGAGCAGTGGTTCATCTTCCTTCACAGAGATAACTCTGACAGAAGTTAAAGAGGAGGATACTTCACTCAGATCAATCACCCCACAGGTAACAGCACTTTAAGCTGTTGCATAACAGCTCATGGTTGAAGACATATAGTCCCTATATTCTGAACATGAAAGTGCTGCTCTGGCCTTTTTTTGAGCACAGCATGTATAATTCAGAATACAATGATAAATTTCAACTCAGACCTGCAAATATGGAACATGCTGAGCTTGCTTATGCTGTATACTGTAATTCACAGAGCTGCAACCCTGAACCCAGAGTTCAGTATGTCATTAGCCCTGACTCTATTAACAAAGCGATGCTTACTATTGATGCAAACATCAGTGTTACatctgtatatttatattttttcttctcacaAGAAAAAAGACTTAATCTTTTGTGgatattatgtaaatattaatattattatggTAATAAAGTGATATGATTTGTATGATAATATTATTTAAGTAAAATTACTAATGGGGCATTTGGATTTAAGATCAGACAAAGACCAGACAAAAAATTAATCACCTGTGACTGAAACATACCTAACCATGTATTATACCCCCATGAGTACAAATAACAGCTGTTATTTGATTTGGAACGGACTGGACAAGTTTCTGGATGTAGGCAACATCAATGTTCAGCCAGTCATGCTTCAAAAAATTGTGCAGTTTGGCCAGATTTCATGGATAATCTTCTCTGGCATCTTGCTTGATGTTCTAGCTAGTCCCAAAGATTTTCAAGAGGATTCAAATCTGGGGATATTGCGGGCCAGTCCAGCTGTGTCAATGCTCCTGAATATTCACCATGACAATCCGCATCCCTGTGAATGTGAGGATTATCATCCTGGAATAAAGGGATAGGAATGTTCCAGACAAAAGGTGGTTGTCCACCATCTTAATGTAGGCATTGTGGTTCAAATGTACTATCCCCTCAACAAAAGCACCCATTTCCCTGTAATTAGGGAGCATGAAGTGCTACCATTTTAAAATCACTATCACTCATGGTgacaatttttattattttttttgtctggggAGCTTATATAACAGCACTGTGCCCCATTAAAGTGCacagtgtgcatgtttacagtGCTCTGTTTAGcacatttttttcactttctatTTTAAGCATTATTTAACAGTATAAGTCTGCTCTTTGCACTGAATAAAGATTCttgtttaaatataataagAAATGGGTACTTTGTGTGTCATATTGGGTACTGGTGTTCTCCATTTTAAAGCACATGGACTCTGCTGATCTGGAAGAAGAGGACTTTGAAATCGTCCAATCCCTTGTGACAAAACCTGTCAGCCAGGCTGCCAGCAGGGAATTTGACTTCTTCAACCCAGACCCTTTTGTTGATCGTAAGTGGAACACATTTGATTTCATAAACCTTAAATAAAATCAAGCCTGTGTAGCTATGGGTTATTTCAAACTCCTCCTGTCCTTTACTTCTCTCTAGATGATGTGTTTGGAGATGACCGATTTCCCAAAGTAGACATGACAGGTTAATACCTTTCATTTACTATTGATACTAGAATTTTCAGAAATAACGCATATCTCTATACTATTGTCATATAAGATGGGGTCAAAGTAAACATAGTTTAATTACTTCTTAGACATAAACAATTAGGTAGACTGGTAAGGAAGGACAGGACTCTTTTTTAAGAAATGTTGAATCAGAATCAGTTACTAACatcatgttgtttttttctcagaattCCTATCTGGTGATCCATTCAAAGGCACTGACCCCTTTGCTTCTGATATCCTTTTCAATGATGTAGCAGATGTCCAGTTCGTTCAGGATTACCCCTTTATTCAAGAAAGCAATGCTAAAGATTCCAACCATATGTCCTTTGGTCTTGGATCGACCAGTAAAGACAAACATACTGACACATCTAATGTTGTGGAACCTAATTTGGTAGGGACTAACTGCAGTCAGTCTGTTGACTCTGGAATGTTTGAGCAAAATCTTGCGGAGCCCAGTGACTCTGAGAGGTACACGCCATATAGTGACATCTGCTCAGAAGTTGGAACCAACATGACCACAAGCCAGGATCTTGACAGCATGGACCTGAAAAACACTCTAGGTATGGAGGGCAACCTCAGCACAAACTCACAACTCAAGGATAAAGGACGTTTTGACCTCATCCACTGTGAGCTCGACATTCATGAATCTGTTTCCAGTAATACTTCCACAGTCGACAGCTCCTTTGATGGAGATTTTGGTACATTCAGCCAAACAGAAGCTGAGGCTGGACCGACTTATGTTAGAGCCAATCAGGCGCTGTATGGTCTTCAGCGGATTGACACAAGCTTGTACACCCGATTCCCGCTCAGTCCTGAAGGATACGACCCAGAGCCAATGGTTCCTGTCACTGCAGACAAAGACAAATCAATTAAGGTGGTGGATTCTTTTGCCTTCATTGCTGATTATAGTGCTGCAAGTGAATCAAGACCCAAGACTGAAGATTCAGAACATGTGTCCCCTCACACTGACTTTGATAATCCTGGTGATCGAAGTCCACTCTGTCATGAATTTACTGGTGTAGgttcagacactacagacattAGGCAAACAAATAGTTCAGAACCCACTGAAACAGACATATATGACCACAAATTTGgagatatatatttctttacAGTGAGGTTAGATCCTGGTAGTCCCGATACTAGCCCTGTTTCTGCGGAAGCCAGTGACAGGAGGCAATCGGAGTCAGACCATGCAAGTCCTGATACAGATGACTTTAACTGTGGTGGACCAGAAGATGAAAATCCTACACAAACCAGTCATGACACTTATGTTGAGGAAGGTTTTGCTAAAAAAGAATCAGAGATAGGAACAACGCAACCCTTTGGCAATGAGCTAGATGAAAGAGTGCATCCTGAGTTTGAGATGAGAAATACGGAATCCCCATGTTCTGAACAGCAAAGTGCTGCTCTGGCCTTTCTTGTCCACAGCATGTATAATTCAGAATGCAATGATGCATTTAAACcagaaaatatggaaaatgttGACCCTGCCTGTGCTGCAGACACTAATTCAGAGAGCTGCAACCCTGAACCCAT
Encoded proteins:
- the si:ch73-140j24.4 gene encoding uncharacterized protein si:ch73-140j24.4, whose amino-acid sequence is MMRFILDCLRPGRQRAGCGRENSVELQTKEKEVANDNEIKGLEDMVAMEEGALGRERSLRHDTQQALELLAQRRAQLREQIQGIHEQREQEGQLLLSLREEQEELEQTAQEYEEELRRAKEELQRLREEIGVARTQVEEAYEWMGPLKQAIGDTYTEISEAKQRLGELITEMTAIEACVPEISCRQADEPLHMALDSSSREEEEDGEMYCGHVCEEDNTFTQNTAEKKHCKQEASKEGLEKRSVENMKSSGSSSFTEITLTEVKEEDTSLRSITPQHMDSADLEEEDFEIVQSLVTKPVSQAASREFDFFNPDPFVDHDVFGDDRFPKVDMTEFLSGDPFKGTDPFASDILFNDVADVQFVQDYPFIQESNAKDSNHMSFGLGSTSKDKHTDTSNVVEPNLVGTNCSQSVDSGMFEQNLAEPSDSERYTPYSDICSEVGTNMTTSQDLDSMDLKNTLGMEGNLSTNSQLKDKGRFDLIHCELDIHESVSSNTSTVDSSFDGDFGTFSQTEAEAGPTYVRANQALYGLQRIDTSLYTRFPLSPEGYDPEPMVPVTADKDKSIKVVDSFAFIADYSAASESRPKTEDSEHVSPHTDFDNPGDRSPLCHEFTGVGSDTTDIRQTNSSEPTETDIYDHKFGDIYFFTVRLDPGSPDTSPVSAEASDRRQSESDHASPDTDDFNCGGPEDENPTQTSHDTYVEEGFAKKESEIGTTQPFGNELDERVHPEFEMRNTESPCSEQQSAALAFLVHSMYNSECNDAFKPENMENVDPACAADTNSESCNPEPMVQYLISPVKLCDHTSSLESSFIDHCNSLDGNPELLDSEKNTIKETDSCDAELKGLDLFDSVSSNIATCVSEVKQPNPVYSVFADSGRLDSGYHENSGPDTFDLLLLNSEKNTIKETNSCDAELKGLDLVDSVSSDIATCVSELKQPNPVYSESTDSGRLDSGYHENSGPDTFSPAPTDTHPLSGDIGPGYETNQPKMHSPGNLDQAAHDPFSPESSDTLMFDSELEIYNPATNDGAMKDSCLLYMASSDMLGDSFSGSEMDSFDPFSPVPHITGSHYMDILVPGSAQNHSKCGRETRSSSWDSGVSHSPQLHCGSALTREDTHPLHEDNLVDPEAQNFSYLTNCSTECPFLKSDSNNVNGVSSCKSNIENVAEQDKNAIVNVTAMADLAEIDFFCSELSKMVASRSSDSVQQSVAEMLFGSNPDTAKFYPWDLESSKLLVNEHSKTEVDFGHALDDAAKPSLL